DNA sequence from the Coffea eugenioides isolate CCC68of chromosome 9, Ceug_1.0, whole genome shotgun sequence genome:
AATTGGGGTATAGAAGATGCCCTTTTAAGGgagaacaaaaaaaagagaattccACGAGTGCGTTCAAGAATTTACCATTTATGTGTTACTTTCACATTTATGTGTTACTTGTTTTTCGCTTTCCAAATAAAAATCTTCTTTGAAATGTTGATTTTATCACTAACAAAAATCGCAAATACATTATACAGACGAGGAAGAGTTTGAGTTAGATAGTAAGGTGAGAGAGATTGTGAATAGGTGGTGTGTTTggcttgggttttatcccgaAATAAAGCCCAAACCCAACGAGTGGTCCTGAATAAAAAACCTTTCACTcatctccaaaaaaaaaaggatacaTTGTTCGGATGAAATAGATAATTTTTTCCCAATTCTATTGTGAAAAATCTAAATGACGACACAGGGATCTGCTTAACATATTCCTTTGTCGTACTGGCAACCtatgtttcttatttttttttcccacaaACGATAACAGTTATATATATGATTATCCCTTGATAATACAAGATTTAAATACAAAAAGGGGCTACTACCCTCATTTCCTTCCTCACTAAATCCATCAGCCAAACTGGGAAATCTTGTTCCCATTCAATATCATGCACTAGCTTGACAGCAAATTGAGCTGGAGCATGGCTGATTTCATTTTCTGTTCTAGGTATAAACACAAACCTACAACTTTCAAAATGTGTTGTAAAATCCTGCACATCTTCCAGAATTGTTGCAATGCTAACTTCATACTCATTGCTTCTATTTATCTGGTCTATTACTGATTTGCTATCCGAATGGATTATAATTTTAGTCCATCCTACCTGTTTAGCCATCAGCATTGCATTCCTAATTGCCAGAGCTTCTTCCTTACTTGGTTCCCCCTTATATTGGTTGACTATCGCTTTTGCTTTCATGATCTTTCCGTTCCAATTTCTTGCAACAATTCCTTGACCCATCCTTATCATTTTTGCTGATATCGCAGCATCCGTGAACAGGCAAACCTCATCTTCCCTTGCTGTTTCTCTTCGTGTCTGATGCTCACTGATGATGGCAATTGCACTCTTCTCCTTTTCTTCCTCCCTTGCCTGCTCATATTCCATCCATTCCTCTTGTGCTTTTGAGACAATTTTGGGTGGGTTCTGGTATTCATTTTCAAAGACTTTTCTGTTTCGTGCTTTCCAGATTTGCCAAAAAATATTGATGGTGAGGCTCACTCTGTCAGGTCCAAAGTCCTTTGAAGTAGATTGAGTAGCTTTCTCCCACCATATCCATGATTATGCTGTTTGTCCTCTAATCCATCCCACCTTACTGGTGCCATTTTCCAAACATCTATCGCATTCACACAATAAAAGAGTAAATGTTCGATGGTTTCTATTCCTTCTCCACGGCAGCTGCACCTTCCCTCTCCTTTTCTTATCCTTTTAAAAATTACTTCATTGGTTGGTAAACAATTTTGCAAACATTTCCACATGAAGTGTTTCAACTTGGCCTTTACCTTTTGGTGCCACAGATTCTTCCATTTGGCAACCTATGTTTCTTATTGCCCACACTTCCATTAGCTTCTTTAACGAGATGAAATGAACCAAATAAACCATCAAGAAGACACTCTCAAAGGATTAAACATTGCATTTACTTGTACGTACGCAGATGCAAGAAGGCATTTCCCTACGGGCTGCGAAGCAATGTGGTCGTGCAGTAATCAATTGCCATTCTTTAGAAAAACAGAAACTGTGATCTACCAATCTTCGTGTCCGCCCTGCACAACATTATATGGAAGCACCAAACAGCAAATACATTCAAGAAAGTACAATTCATATTTCAACCATCTTTAGTCATTAGACAAGGGAATCAGCCATCAATGTCTAACAATATGAGCAAACAAAAGTACCTCCTCATAATCATCACAAAGCAATAAACTACAAAAGGGTCATAAGAGCTCATTGATGTATAAGTAATATCTCTATTATTTCTCCAAACGGTGAGGAGTAATAAAGTCATCATAGTCGCAGATAGTAAAATATTGTATTAGAGCATGAAGGGCACTAATTGGGGTTAAAGGGTGGGTGTGGCGGAAGACGGGAAGGACGACAAGATACAAGGATCACAACTTTCAAGCAGCAGAGTCGGACAATCGAGATGTAACTACTTTCCACAGCTTGACCCACTCCACCATTGCTTCAGAGGCCCGAGCAAACACAGGATCTAAAGGCTCCAGTCGCTCCTTCACTGCTGCAGCCATCTCAATGACACAATCTTCTGCTGTAACTGCTCCTTGAGACAATCTCATCGATTGAAAGAACGGAACCACTTCTTCCATAAGCTTTACTCCCTCCCACTCTTTCTTCAAACTCTCAACTGCATTTCCTCGGTCATTTCTCCAAACATATGGAAGCCCACTTTTCACACCATATCCCAAATGATCACATATTACCTTTACACACATCCCACTCCATATATCTTCCACTGTTTCCCATCTGAATTTTCCTTCCTTTACCAACCTGAAAGCTGGGACCATAGCTGGTCCAACTAACTCACGATCAAAACCTATGTTGATTCCACTTACGGGTAACATTGCCCTTGCTGGAACTGTGAGAACAGCGTCAACAAATCTAGAATTCCTCTGCCCTGGCTTGAGGGCCTGTGTGGGAGCATCATAGTCTGCTAAGTTAAGCCAAAGTCCACATGATAGACCACATTGAACCCCACTTCGCAAGCTGAACGGGTATCCACGGACAAAATCTGTTCCTTTGCGAAAAGGATCATAAAGTGTATTGAAGAAAAAAGGAGTGGCAGGTGTCATAAGGTTGGTGATATGCT
Encoded proteins:
- the LOC113782705 gene encoding probable UDP-arabinopyranose mutase 5; translated protein: MRKPPTLLSLTIDIALLNLSHISDLSFLPDHVLLELFLRTLRAGKLTEKILKLFVATGKDEILSLISELNIQLILTPVLPTINIRDDEVDIVIGALHLDLTSFMEDWRAVFSRFHLIIVQDPDLKGDLKIPGGFSFDVYTKSDIESVVGSSSSSVVFSGYSCRYFGYLVSHKKYIISIDDDCIPAKDDKGELIDAVAQHITNLMTPATPFFFNTLYDPFRKGTDFVRGYPFSLRSGVQCGLSCGLWLNLADYDAPTQALKPGQRNSRFVDAVLTVPARAMLPVSGINIGFDRELVGPAMVPAFRLVKEGKFRWETVEDIWSGMCVKVICDHLGYGVKSGLPYVWRNDRGNAVESLKKEWEGVKLMEEVVPFFQSMRLSQGAVTAEDCVIEMAAAVKERLEPLDPVFARASEAMVEWVKLWKVVTSRLSDSAA